The proteins below come from a single Amphiura filiformis chromosome 15, Afil_fr2py, whole genome shotgun sequence genomic window:
- the LOC140171157 gene encoding uncharacterized protein — MTRRMPLFLGTCLFSALILAVLLNTESGSQVILQPLTILVNNNSTQNTLRTVNTTIRIASRLSDISGYDDDSGNEEKNNSDLYVSTTASFEAEETEEDKGRTETPTPTTNKETEKVLTTKPTDNAPKTDGMVEVLHNEQLPLVTLKSQVKLTPNQLSDNLATPETHLLDVSNLHSQSEPACSPTHGVAFIKTHKTGSTTLGHIVNRYGYSRNLSFVFNKHSPNNGHLYYLPITNESPKKDFLPPIGVKEGEYSKYKYDLIAVHIRYNRTPMDTFMKPGTNYITIIRDPGHQFESAFTHFQMDDAFLPTEKQRYTTMSSRIGHWLSKPDYYRQRLQQLPWEGKKGLRWFYSKNTQIFDLGLDHVFHDDARKVSEYIEHLDEGLAVVLITEHFDESMVLLKHTLCWSMDDIIYIAKNVRPNPAQIGDSIRQKIRQWNSVDTQLYEHFNNTLWRKIKALGPAFDIELAKFKARMSDVFETCVGAEQVKAQGHYFHWLEYKQRKDSGALCKLIVESKRTLFFSIWKKQVPPKPKPATKRIVVKKPAAPKPPSNSSASVQSASKNGLQALQDRLVKPQDLLTKSGQTSFKATELIYKDAKTVSSTGVGPDNPEDEASVNDREMGHLPDFVNPDLKKPVQVKASSSSKKSRL, encoded by the exons ATGACACGCCGC ATGCCATTGTTCCTTGGAACGTGCCTTTTTTCTGCGTTGATACTCGCCGTTCTCTTGAATACCGAGTCCGGATCACAGGTTATCCTGCAACCCCTGACTATATTAGTTAACAACAACTCCACACAGAACACACTCCGAACAGTAAACACTACCATAAGAATCGCCAGTAGGCTCTCTGACATCTCTGGGTATGATGATGACTCTGGAAATGAGGAAAAGAACAACTCTGACTTGTATGTTAGTACTACTGCTTCTTTTGAGGCGGAGGAGACTGAGGAGGACAAAGGAAGAACAGAAACGCCAACACCGACAACGAATAAAGAGACTGAGAAAGTACTCACCACAAAACCTACAGACAATGCTCCCAAAACAGACGGAATGGTGGAGGTATTACACAACGAACAACTCCCACTAGTCACCTTGAAGTCTCAAGTCAAATTAACTCCCAACCAATTGTCAGATAACTTAGCAACTCCTGAAACGCACTT GCTTGATGTATCCAACTTACATTCCCAAAGTGAACCGGCATGTTCACCTACCCACGGTGTGGCATTCATAAAGACACACAAGACAGGCAGTACAACTCTGGGACACATCGTCAATCGCTACGGCTACAGTCGCAATCTTTCCTTCGTTTTCAACAAACATAGCCCCAATAATGGACATCTATACTACTTACCCATTACCAACGAATCTCCGAAAAAGGACTTCCTTCCACCAATCGGTGTCAAAGAAGGAGAATATAGTAAATATAAATATGATCTTATCGCTGTCCATATAAGATATAACCGAACACCTATGGATACATTTATGAAACCTGGGACAAATTATATAACAATAATCAGGGATCCAGGCCACCAATTTGAATCTGCTTTTACTCATTTCCAAATGGACGATGCGTTTTTACCAACTGAAAAACAAAGGTACACGACGATGTCGAGTAGGATTGGGCATTGGTTGAGCAAACCTGACTACTATAGGCAACGTCTTCAGCAGTTGCCTTGGGAAGGGAAAAAAGGATTGCGTTGGTTTTATTCTAAAAATACCCAAATATTTGATCTGGGTTTGGATCATGTATTCCATGATGATGCGCGAAAGGTAAGCGAGTATATTGAGCATCTGGATGAGGGACTAGCGGTAGTTTTGATAACAGAGCACTTCGATGAGTCAATGGTACTTTTGAAACATACACTGTGTTGGAGTATGGATGATATCATTTACATCGCCAAAAATGTACGACCGAATCCAGCTCAAATTGGCGATTCGATACGCCAAAAAATACGTCAGTGGAATTCTGTTGATACTCAACTGTACGAGCATTTTAATAATACGCTATGGAGAAAGATTAAAGCATTGGGCCCTGCGTTTGATATTGAATTAGCAAAATTCAAGGCTCGAATGAGTGATGTTTTTGAGACCTGTGTTGGAGCTGAGCAAGTGAAAGCCCAGGGACATTATTTTCACTGGTTGGAATACAAACAAAGAAAAGATTCAGGGGCGTTGTGTAAATTAATAGTGGAATCTAAACGTACATTATTCTTTTCCATTTGGAAGAAACAAGTGCCTCCAAAACCAAAACCAGCAACAAAACGAATTGTTGTGAAGAAACCGGCTGCACCAAAACCACCGTCAAATAGCAGTGCCTCTGTGCAAAGTGCCTCGAAGAATGGCTTACAAGCTCTACAGGATCGTCTCGTGAAGCCGCAAGATCTTCTGACTAAATCAGGACAAACAAGTTTTAAAGCAACTGAGTTAATTTACAAAGACGCTAAAACCGTGTCCAGTACAGGAGTAGGCCCAGACAATCCAGAAGACGAAGCATCAGTGAATGATCGTGAAATGGGTCACTTGCCCGATTTTGTGAATCCTGATCTTAAGAAACCTGTACAAGTCAAAGCTTCATCGTCGTCTAAAAAATCACGTCTATAA